One window from the genome of Palaemon carinicauda isolate YSFRI2023 chromosome 24, ASM3689809v2, whole genome shotgun sequence encodes:
- the LOC137618065 gene encoding uncharacterized protein, which yields MAMKICLYLTCAVLVVASAFEHECERPCIKGETKICKYEFYLQEYHTLGRACFNCPQNISDCYRQECIAADGVARPILAVNRQLPGPAVQVCEGDRVVVDVHNGQLSDSATIHWHGLHMRDQQYNDGVPFITQCPILGTFRYDFVVTNPGTFFWHSHTGLHRSEGVFGALVVRQAEDPLNYLYDVDSLSHVLVLQDWGHVNAFDKFVGRYHSTLDDYAKGLLINGKGVNTAAQAEGLESFNMPREIVQVTSGNRYRLRIINAGGLNCPIVVSIDDHRMTVIAADGKDIVPTTVDSLVLYSGERFDVVVDADQMIGNYWIRFNGLIDCEPNACFQGAILRYSSAPESDPVAPLFYSSDYPEGIVLNPLNSVDGVNQLIMTDIDALETHVIPPAVDKKFYLAFDFNQINNSLLFNPELYPFNGVDEKWQVNTPQTNDISFAFPSSPPLSQPEALKNTICRYGEAPPCEDDFCSCTYVLEVGLGETVEFILIDEGNIGDENHPFHLHGYSFGVVAMGKLGRNTTVADVIALDEAGGIVRKLDSPVMKDTVTIPDGGYSIIRFTADNPGYWLMHCHLTFHSELGMAALLHVGDQSDLPPVPEGFPACGNYLPSL from the exons CCTTTGAGCACGAATGCGAACGTCCATGCATTAAAGGTGAGACTAAGATCTGCAAATACGAATTCTATCTACAAGAGTACCACACGCTGGGCCGCGCATGCTTCAACTGCCCGCAAAATATTTCTGACTGCTATAGGCAAGAGTGCATAGCAGCTGACGGAGTGGCAAGGCCCATTCTCGCTGTTAATAGGCAGTTACCCGGACCGGCTGTACAA GTATGTGAAGGCGATAGAGTTGTTGTCGATGTGCATAATGGCCAGCTCTCTGACTCAGCCACCATCCACTGGCACGGACTGCACATGCGCGACCAGCAATACAACGATGGCGTGCCCTTTATTACGCAGTGCCCTATTTTGGGGACATTCAGATATGACTTCGTCGTTACCAATCCTGGAACTTTCTTCTGGCACTCACACACAG GGCTTCATAGGAGCGAAGGAGTCTTCGGTGCCCTAGTTGTTCGACAGGCAGAGGATCCTCTCAATTACCTCTACGACGTCGATTCCTTATCCCACGTTCTGGTCCTTCAGGACTGGGGACATGTGAATGCTTTTGATAAATTCGTTGGCCGATATCACAGTACTTTGGACGACTATGCGAAGGGGCTCTTGATCAACGGTAAAGGAGTGAATACAGCTGCTCAG GCTGAGGGATTAGAATCCTTCAACATGCCAAGAGAAATCGTGCAAGTGACCTCAGGTAACCGCTACAGACTTCGCATCATCAACGCTGGAGGTCTTAATTGCCCAATCGTAGTTTCAATTGACGATCACAGGATGACTGTCATCGCTGCTGATGGGAAGGATATTGTTCCCACCACCGTGGATTCCTTGGTCCTTTACTCTG GAGAGAGATTTGATGTTGTCGTTGATGCCGACCAGATGATAGGAAACTACTGGATAAGATTCAATGGTCTCATTGATTGCGA ACCAAACGCTTGTTTCCAGGGCGCGATCCTCAGGTATTCCTCCGCACCAGAGAGCGACCCTGTTGCACCCCTTTTCTATTCCTCAGATTATCCTGAGGGCATC gtacTCAATCCTCTCAACTCTGTTGATGGAGTCAATCAATTGATCATGACAGACATCGATGCCTTAGAGACACATGTGATCCCTCCCGCAGTGGACAAGAAGTTTTACCTCGCTTTTGACTTCAATCAGATCAACAACTCGCTGCTCTTCAATCCTGAACTTTATCCTTTTAATGGAG ttGATGAAAAATGGCAAGTCAACACACCTCAAACCAATGACATTTCATTCGCTTTTCCATCTTCTCCGCCGCTATCGCAGCCTGAAGCCTTGAAGAACACAATCTGTAGATATGGCGAG GCTCCGCCCTGCGAAGACGATTTCTGCAGCTGCACGTATGTGCTTGAGGTCGGTCTGGGAGAAACCGTGGAATTCATTCTAATCGACGAGGGAAATATTGGCGACGAAAACCACCCATTCCATCTCCATGGATACAGTTTCGGCGTCGTGGCCATGGGGAAACTGGGAAG AAATACGACCGTGGCAGACGTCATTGCTCTAGACGAAGCAGGAGGAATCGTGAGAAAACTGGACAGTCCCGTCATGAAAGACACCGTCACCATACCTGATGGCGGGTATTCCATCATTCGCTTCACGGCTGATAACCCGG GCTACTGGCTCATGCACTGCCACCTAACCTTCCATTCGGAACTAGGAATGGCGGCTCTCCTTCACGTGGGTGACCAGAGCGACTTGCCTCCAGTTCCAGAGGGTTTTCCAGCGTGTGGGAACTACCTGCCTAGTTTGTGA
- the LOC137618011 gene encoding zinc finger protein 675-like — protein sequence MCTHFQPNQCKQLNKCRLFEENPKMCTHFQLNQCKQLNKCRLVEDNPKMCTHFQLNQCNQLNKCRLVEDNPKMCTHFQLNQCKQLNKCRLVEDNPKMCTHFQLNQCKQLNKCRLVEDNPKMCTHFQLNQCKQLNKCRLVEDNPKMCTHFQLNQCKQLNKCRLVEDNPKMCTHFQLNQCKQLNKCRLVEDNPKMCTHFQLNQCNQLNKCRLVEDNPKMCTHFQLNQCKQLNKCRLVEDNPKMCTHFQLNQCNQLNKCRLVEDNPKMCTHFQLNQCNQLNKCRLVEDNPKMCTHFQLNQCKQLNKCRLVEDNPKMCTHFQLNQCNQLNKCRLVEDNPKMCTHFQLNQCKQLNKCRLVEDNPKMCTHFQLNQCKQLNKCRLVEDNPKMCTHFQLNQCNQLNKCRLVEDNPKMCTHFQLNQCKQLNKCRLVEDNPKMCTHFQLNQCNQLNKCRLVEDNPKMCTHFQLNQCNQLNKCRLVEDNPKMCTHFQLNQCNQLNKCRLVEDNPKMCTHFQLNQCKQLNKCRLVEDNPKMCTHFQLNQCNQLNKCRLVEDNPKMCTHFQPNQCKQLNKCRLVEDNPKMCTHFQLNQCNQLNKCRLVEDNPKMCTHFQLNQCNQLNKCRLVEDNPKMCTHFQLNQCKQLNKCRLVKDNPKMCTHFQLNQCKQLNKCRLVKDNPKMCTHFQLNQCNQLNKCRLVEDNPKMCTHFQLNQCNQLNKCRLVEDNPKMCTHFQLNQCKQLNKCRLIEDNPKMCTSAKLLY from the coding sequence ATGTGCACCCATTTTCAACCTAACCAATGCAAACAGTTGAATAAATGTCGATTGTTTGAAGAGAATCCAAAGATGTGCACCCATTTTCAACTTAACCAATGCAAACAGTTGAATAAATGTCGATTGGTTGAAGATAATCCAAAGATGTGCACCCATTTTCAACTTAACCAATGCAATCAGTTGAATAAATGTCGATTGGTTGAAGATAATCCAAAGATGTGCACCCATTTTCAACTTAACCAATGCAAACAGTTGAATAAATGTCGATTGGTTGAAGATAATCCAAAGATGTGCACCCATTTTCAACTTAACCAATGCAAACAGTTGAATAAATGTCGATTGGTTGAAGATAATCCAAAGATGTGCACCCATTTTCAACTTAACCAATGCAAACAGTTGAATAAATGTCGATTGGTTGAAGATAATCCAAAGATGTGCACCCATTTTCAACTTAACCAATGCAAACAGTTGAATAAATGTCGATTGGTTGAAGATAATCCAAAGATGTGCACCCATTTTCAACTTAACCAATGCAAACAGTTGAATAAATGTCGATTGGTTGAAGATAATCCAAAGATGTGCACCCATTTTCAACTTAACCAATGCAATCAGTTGAATAAATGTCGATTGGTTGAAGATAATCCAAAGATGTGCACCCATTTTCAACTTAACCAATGCAAACAGTTGAATAAATGTCGATTGGTTGAAGATAATCCAAAGATGTGCACCCATTTTCAACTTAACCAATGCAATCAGTTGAATAAATGTCGATTGGTTGAAGATAATCCAAAGATGTGCACCCATTTTCAACTTAACCAATGCAATCAGTTGAATAAATGTCGATTGGTTGAAGATAATCCAAAGATGTGCACCCATTTTCAACTTAACCAATGCAAACAGTTGAATAAATGTCGATTGGTTGAAGATAATCCAAAGATGTGCACCCATTTTCAACTTAACCAATGCAATCAGTTGAATAAATGTCGATTGGTTGAAGATAATCCAAAGATGTGCACCCATTTTCAACTTAACCAATGCAAACAGTTGAATAAATGTCGATTGGTTGAAGATAATCCAAAGATGTGCACCCATTTTCAACTTAACCAATGCAAACAGTTGAATAAATGTCGATTGGTTGAAGATAATCCAAAGATGTGCACCCATTTTCAACTTAACCAATGCAATCAGTTGAATAAATGTCGATTGGTTGAAGATAATCCAAAGATGTGCACCCATTTTCAACTTAACCAATGCAAACAGTTGAATAAATGTCGATTGGTTGAAGATAATCCAAAGATGTGCACCCATTTTCAACTTAACCAATGCAATCAGTTGAATAAATGTCGATTGGTTGAAGATAATCCAAAGATGTGCACCCATTTTCAACTTAACCAATGCAATCAGTTGAATAAATGTCGATTGGTTGAAGATAATCCAAAGATGTGCACCCATTTTCAACTTAACCAATGCAATCAGTTGAATAAATGTCGATTGGTTGAAGATAATCCAAAGATGTGCACCCATTTTCAACTTAACCAATGCAAACAGTTGAATAAATGTCGATTGGTTGAAGATAATCCAAAGATGTGCACCCATTTTCAACTTAACCAATGCAATCAGTTGAATAAATGTCGATTGGTTGAAGATAATCCAAAGATGTGCACCCATTTTCAACCTAACCAATGCAAACAGTTGAATAAATGTCGATTGGTTGAAGATAATCCAAAGATGTGCACCCATTTTCAACTTAACCAATGCAATCAGTTGAATAAATGTCGATTGGTTGAAGATAATCCAAAGATGTGCACCCATTTTCAACTTAACCAATGCAATCAGTTGAATAAATGTCGATTGGTTGAAGATAATCCAAAGATGTGCACCCATTTTCAACTTAACCAATGCAAACAGTTGAATAAATGTCGATTGGTTAAAGATAATCCAAAGATGTGCACCCATTTTCAACTTAACCAATGCAAACAGTTGAATAAATGTCGATTGGTTAAAGATAATCCAAAGATGTGCACCCATTTTCAACTTAACCAATGCAATCAGTTGAATAAATGTCGATTGGTTGAAGATAATCCAAAGATGTGCACCCATTTTCAACTTAACCAATGCAATCAGTTGAATAAATGTCGATTGGTTGAAGATAATCCAAAGATGTGCACCCATTTTCAACTTAACCAATGCAAACAGTTGAATAAATGTCGATTGATTGAAGATAATCCAAAGATGTGCACATCGGCAAAACTACTGTACTGA